GTTGTCTATGGTGCTCGGTGACTGACTGATAAGCCATGGCTAGTGCGAGAGCCTGCACATAAagagaacaaaacaaaactaaatcaGCTACTATAACTTGATtttcttaattgaaaaaatcaatgaatagaGCTCTATTAATCGATCTTACAATGTGATCATGGTTTGGAGGAGCATAAATGCCGGTGGTGATGGTGCTCCTTCGTCGCCTACCATCAGGAGGTGGGTTAGATATTTTGGTAAAACCCGTTGGGACAATAACAACAGGCATACCAACAAGATTGCCTATGCAGACTATCTCCCAATCAGTTGCATTGCCAATGAAAGCATCGACAGTAAAACTTTCTCTAATTTCCCGAATTAATTTTCCTCGTGCTCTCTGTGCCTGTGAACAATATCACAAATCTTAATCACAATAAAATAGATTAAGATTATAGaacattataaattttaatcccAACCCATTTCAAAGTAACAAGTTCATTTGATGATGATGTAATCAGATCTTAGAGAACTAACCTGAACATAGTCTACTGCAGGAATCACGCGTGCACGGCGTAGTTCAACGGGCCATTGGTCTTGAGCTTCATAAAAGTCATCCTCCCCAGATCGCTGCCACTCATCAAAGTGAGCCAACATATCAACGTCCATCGTAAAATTGAGGATTCCTTGAACATGGCTGACAGTGTAATTCAATTTGAAAGGAACCATTTTAACACCCTTTGATTCAAGTATACGAACAACCTGGCAAAGCCATCCCAAGAAAGTTCGATATATTAAAATCCAAAGTAACTCTTCAAGCAGCATGAATCTGATAAAGTTCTTGACCTGGCAAAGATCTGAGTGATCTATCTAATGATAATttgaactcaaaattttttaattttaatgcaTTGTCCCACTCTTACCTCCATCTCAGCATCATCCAGATACCCAACAGTAAGATTTGTGATGTCTACTGAGAATGGGTCATCAAGGGAAATGTCCTTTGAGGAGGGATCATCTGGATCCTTTCCTAGAATAGCATCCAGAATAATTGTGCAATCTGCAGCACTTCGACAGAATGGTCCAATCTTATcctgaacatatatatatatacatctttAGGTTCCAGAACAAAATGAGGGAACAAATGCAGCACTTAAAGTGAAGATGATTATGGTGATACCAAGCTTTCCGATATGCTCATTACACCGGTTCGACCAACAGCACCAAAAGTTGGGCGTAATGCAGTCACACCACAACGTGCAGCAGGGTAGGTTATGGAGCCACACGTTTCTGAGCCAATTGCAAAAGGAACCATGCCTGTGATGGAAAACAATTTCTTAGTTGGTGCTTTTGTCAGGGGAGGACTCAAACATAAAAAGGAACAAGAAATCAAGCTAGAAAATCAAATGGGCAGAAATTAAAGTTTAGAATAGCTCAAGCACTAAATTAAGGATACCTGCTGAGGTGGAAGCAGCAGGTCCAGAGGATGAACCAGTAGAGTATTCCTCAATATTCCATGGGTTCCTCGTCCTACCTCCAAACCAGATGTCATCATATGCCAGTGATCCAGTAGCAAGCTTTGCAACAAGAACAGCCCCAGCAGACATCAACCTGTACCAATCAGAGTCACAAATTAAATGGTCTGAACATGACTGAAGATTTGTTATCGGGTTTCTCCTTGTTGTTTAAAAAGATATATTGTCTTTCTGCATGCTCCCTTTCCTTTTATTAAGATTCATATTCGGAAAAAGGAAAGTaagtaaagaaagaagaaataatacTTCTTGTAAACCGAAGCTTCAATGTCAAGAACTTGATCTTTGAAACTTTTTGAACCCCAAGTAGTCTTGTACTGGGGTACCGAAATTATATCCTTCAACCCATATGGAATCCCATGAAGGGGACCTGTAACACAACTCAATATTACATTCTGGAATCAAGGTATTTATTGTACCATATATTAACTTCAAATCTTCGGCTCTTACTTTAAGATTATGATGATGAGAAGAAATAGATGAAGGAGGTACCCAAATATATTCCTCGAGCAAGCATTTCATCAGCCTCTTTTGCCTGCTTGTATGCCAATTCTTCAGTGTAAGTGATCACAGCTTCAAGAACAAGATTATACCTAGTGGTTCCCCAATGCATATTAAAAAGATGACTGGCACAGACACATAGgaaactttcttttttctgcTTTATTACCTCTTTAATCTATGAAGAAAAATCCGAGTAAGCTCCTCAGAGGTAATTTGTTTTGTCTTAATGAGTTCCCCCAGTTCAAGAACCTGGTGAACATCAACAATTTCATATACAAAAcactaaaagagaaaaaaaaaaaaaaagtgaataaaaaatttggtgGTAGGAAAGACTTACAGTCATGAAGGCAATATCTTCTTCACCTTCAGGCCTCTGTATTCCAGAAAGGGAAGGACAACTGAATCTTTTGGTTTTGCTTTGCACTTGTTCATTTCCCCACTCAGGattgaaaaccaaataagatGGATCATGTAAACCTCCATTAACAGAAGCAACTAACTTACGATTGGCTCTTGATATAGGGATATTCAGCTCGGTTGCACCCTGCTCAATCTCGGCtatctaaaaggaaaaagaagataaGAGTAATTATATCTATGAGATGAAACTTGGATGATACAATCCGAAGCTAATGGATCATAAGTAGTCTAAATTACAAGTTCATCAAAATCACCTTAGTATCATTGAAGAAGTCAGCATCAAATATTGCAAATGCACATTTAACTGGTGAGACTTCATTAATCTTTTCCAAGCATTCACCATTGCTTTTAGGGCTGTACTCCCCACTGTCCTGATCAAAGAACAGAAGAACATTTGCTTGgagtaaaaattaaagaaacaatgaaataaaaatgaaatggatTAGCTCTTCTTTGTTCTAATTTTTGTTGGGTAGACAACATTTCCCACATTTTCttaaaagggggaaaatgagAAGGTTGGGAAATTGGCTTCCTTCTTAAGCATTTTCCCCTTTTGCCCTAAAACTCTTTGAGGGACAAAGGGGAAAGTAAATGACCAATCAAAGCCCCTGCCACTATCTAAGGTGCTGTTTGGCTATcattttataagaaattttcTTGCTTTTCGTGgctaaaatcaatgaaaatgctaatttccaaagaaagaaaaagtagttCCAAACTGCTAACTATTTCAGAGGAGGACAAGAACCACCTCCTCCTTATCCCCAATTCTTGAAGCTAAATGGTGGGTTTTGTATAAACATTGGCTGTCGTTTCATATTCATAATAATTTCAGTAAACCAGTATTATTTATCAAGTTTTTTTTGCATGTAGAGCCTCCAAATGATTGTTCACAAGCTCTAAACGTATAGAATGAAATCTGAAATTTCTATCACAGCAGGGACGAAACAGACCCACTCTTGGATGTTTCTGATACATTAATTGATGGATGATAGAaatggagaaagagagagttacCATAATTGCTCCAGTCCCGGCAAGAAGACGGTTGGATGAGATGAGACAGAGGAGGCAAAAATAATACAGCAAACGTATCCGTGGGAGTGAGAGTGAGGTGGGAAGAAGGATGCCCCCCAACATGACTACCGCCTTGCCACACCCTTtacttcctcttcttcttcctcggAGTTCTGACAGATACCTGCAGTTTTATTGCTGGAGATGCTTTTCCCCAGTTTTTTTACAACCCACTCTCCCAAGCCATTGACTCAGGGTTCTTGTTGGACACCTACAGGCTACAGGGTTTAATAGAGCCTGAAGAATTATGAGTATTTAGTTTTTACAGACCCACTCCTcttataccttttttttctatatttttttgttatttgatatttattactcttttttcaaaaataaaaaataaaaaataatttagccCTGTATAATCcactacttatttttttttttagatcatgaaataataaaaactctttaaggtttattatgaaaaaacaaaagtaataattttaaaaattatttaaaaattttgaaatgctgcaaaatttttatttcctcaaaattttaaattttttaaaataaattttaaaaacacaagttttatctatattttttggATAGAGTAGTCTATTTTTATCTAacggttttaaattttaaaagcctaaatatatttattacttaatgatttaagttgactttaagttaaatcatacctaagttattaacttaaaactcgttatttaattcttattttaaacattaagtttgtttgataaaattaattttaaattattaaattgacatatttatccttataagtTATAACTATAGTAAAAAAGATCAAGTGATAATCAAGGTTGTggactaacaaaaaaaaaaaataattaaagtaattaAGGCAAATGagggtaaaaaagtaaaaatgaaaatttgaacttaaaaataaattaattatttttacttattatttaaagttgtttttttactttaatttataccgttaaattattttaccatacaaacttaatttacttattaacttaaattaagttaacaAGAcgtttaagtcattaaattggtttaccaaacacctacttatttatttacttattctactatttctatatttatctaaattttctattttttctagaatatatattattccttttttgatataaatatttaaataactcTATTACTaaactttttttctatatttcttttttttcatacatttttatataaaaaaaactaaataatttatttactacaAATTCATATTATGTTCCTTccattctttttccttatttctttattctttaatatatatatatatatatatatatatatatatatatatatatatatatatatatatatatattattcttttttataaaaatttaaataatttattgattaaaaattcctattttccccatatttctttgttctttaatatatattttcataactttttataaaaatatataaaaataatttatttactaaaaatccCTAAtaattttcatgcatctttcacatttatttattctttaatatatttacattgtTATTAGCCCCCTGATTTTTCTACACCATTCGTTTTGTATAAGAATATTGAGAAATATTGGTTATAAGGAGTGAGGAGTTACAACTCGTTTGActatgttttatgatatttgCTTTCAAATATTGTGtttaaattaaagaacaaaaatccatttttttaaaaaaaataattttataaaagcaAGGGTGTTTgggaagttttttttaaaaccaatttttaaaaataatttttctattttcattttgtaaaagtattataaattatatatatatgttacaaacaaatttaaaaataaatatttttagtaaaacatgaatatcaatattataataaaataaaaaatgatattttttattaaaaaaaaaactattttaatatatggttATTTACATCTTCACAAAAGCACaactaattttgtttgttttttttttttaaaaaagaaaagaacaataataataattattattaatattttatttaaaatgaaatcgtagataaatttgaattttttaacatgtaaatgagttaaatttttcattacatgatgcaTTTAGTACTCAATTAAGAATACCGTATTCAAGAATGCTtcaatttaatatgcaattagttggattagtttttaaaatttcatattatttttaaaaattaaaatatttttccttaaaaattttaaattattaattatatatcacttaatttagaatatatttaccCAGTgagaaatttaagaaaatatagtTGTGTAGATAAGagaaacaataagaaaattatacaaatataattatatggaggaaaaatattataaacagatttttattcataatttttttttgtattaatgagtttactatttgaatttcaaattatttttaaaaattacttaactCATTAACAAATCCAACACatcaaatctttttatttatctagtcgaaaataatatatatatatatatatatatatatatatatatatatatatatatatatatatatatatatatatatatagttttttgtataagaaaaacaatagagTTATTATAGaccaatttttatctataaatacaTAGTATTAATTggataattatttgaaaatcaaattatttttagaaattactagacttgttaatgaatccaacacattatatcatgtttaatttaaatttatttgtctagtgaaaaaaatcagaaaaaaatgattttatctaCAAGAGAAACAATAGGGTTGTTCAAAACCAACAATGTTATTTactttttgtgattttttttttaatttctctacattttccttttatttataaaatctagtaaaaataatacttgttctttaaaaactattttttatatcactttgtttttaaaaacttgaaacaaAGAATGACTTAACAgtcttatgaatttttaaaaatagttttttgtttttaaaaatagaaaactgttttttaatcACACACCCAAACCGGCTCTAAGGGtctattttgaaactttttcgaaaattgttctcaaaaaataattctgagatgtttttttagaataaaagtaTGGACCCGCGTTTTTCATGTGCGTTTCCACTTAACGAtgagactcgttttttatttatttggtgaaaaatatgatttttagaaaagacttggagtcaccatttatttttgttttatttttaagggaaaacaaaataagaaagaaaaccctaagtgtgacttcttatttggaaaagacagtctGTGGAAAACCAAAGTTGGGTTtggggtcaggttacctattgggaaggtatgacAAATAACCGTAGCACCCGTCTAAGTCCCTATAAATGgatctctactaaataaggtgaagcaagtgtggcaattgataaggaaatcaatggataccaatgaaatgatcaaataataaaatgaatcatacatgagaataagcaaagtgggagtgAGATTGTACCTTAGTAGCaagtaatagtgcgctatcatgaaacggGATAAGTGcacaataatgaatacaaaatatatcgcATGTGTCACAAAACAGAGTAAGAAATCCTCAATGGCAGTTATGCACTtcactcaaatcatttttaaagaaaatatcatggatgttgcccaattgattttgtatgaattaatcccacaaattccattattttggaatgatgaaaaattcattcatgcttattaaaaatcaagaaaatcgaaaaaaaaaaaattttaaaatcaaagaaaatttgtgaaaatgcATGCCTAGAGAGAAAATggcaagtttattaaaaacgggattttttttatgactctaaaccccaaggaaggaagaagaaaagaaatgacttaaaattatttgaaaatcaaagtgaaattaaaattatttgaaaatctagagttttgaaaattgaagttctgaaaattaaatttgaaaattcgagttttgaaaattagatttctatatcaaaagataaagaaacaaaGAGGATGACGTGTCGCCTTTAGGTGGTGCACTaaagggtggccatgcatggccatacAGGAGTGGGCCCTGAGGTGCAAAGTGGCTCCTCTGTGGATGCTGGTGGTTTCAACTTGGAGCAAGTAGCTTGTTTGCTGACCTTCTACTGGCTTGAGTATACCTTCATGGGTTGGTCAAAATAGAAACTTCACTCTTAAATTTGTGTTGTTCTTGAACATTGCCATTGGGACATCATCCACTAAGAATACTATCAGATATATATTCCATAGAACTGAGTACGAGTGAAAAGCCTTGGTTGGGCCAAACCAAAGATAGATTCTCcgttctctctctcattttcttcccGTGAAGATATTTGTTTGTAAAATGGAGGGTTGGTCGGACTTGTTCCCGGAGAACTCAAAGTCTATTTCATCATGCTCTGAGTTTTGAGAAGACAGATAGAAAGCAGTAACAGTCCTTGTGCATTTGTCAAGGACGAGTTGAATCTCAGAGCCTCCATTATAGGACTTGATGTGATCAAAAACCCATGTAGGCACATAGTTTCTATTGAATGGCACATCGATACACTTTCTTAGAGTAGCACCCTTCACTCCAGAAAGCATAAACAGTAAACCCAGAGAGAGAACCCACAAGTTTTTTGGTTCTGAGAAGGAAAGATTGAGGAAGTGTGGTGAGCAAGGTAATGAGGTTCCAACATGGAGTTTTCTGACTTGAAGTTTAGATATGTTGAaagaaggattttgatggaggcTTTGCCAAGGCTTtgggtggccatgcatgcatgGGTCACATGCACGTGGGAATGGATGGAAATGAGCTTTCTCAATATCTGAATTGATTCCCCGTACTCATTTCTGATTTAGGCACCATTCCATAAAACCAAAGAACTGCATTCAGAAAGAGGTGCTTGAAAGTGGCACACCAATAGGTGGCCATAAAAGCCATGAAGAAGCCGAAAACAAAGGAATGGACTGCTCGAGACTGTGCATCAAAGGTGGCCTTTCCTTGTTGGTAGCTAACGTTCATAAACTTGTGAGGAACTCTTCCATGGAAAACCCACTTGCTaagcttaataaaaaaaattgcccATTGCTGAATCTTTTTCTTGTATCGTTTTACTCCCAAATTACTGACGCGATCACCTGGTATTCATGATGATTTCCGCTAACCTATGTAATATGTATTCCATTAGAGCCTCTTCTTACAGTCTATTAATCTCACATTATGGCTTTAACCACGCAGAGTTTGATTGAGTGAACCATGTCCAACAAATTGATTCAATAGCCTCATGGCCATAGAAATATGTAGAGATGGAAAAGAGGGCATCCAATACCCATGGGTATTTCCACTTATTGTTTTAGTAAGTTATGAGCGTATATATAGTGCTTAAGAGTAAAAGGGTCCAATAGAGTGATACAATTGCTAATTTTCATGTAAATCACAAGATGATGGAGACTCTTAATTGCAAATTCTCTAAGGAAAAAAATCAGATCCCCACAGGGCTTACTATTCCTTTTATGCTTTTGAAGATGGGTTATTGAAAATCTTGAATGCACCTTCTACAGTTGTCGTTGGTACGTTACTGAACAACGAATGACATGGGATTCATGAAGTCAGGCTTGGAGCTTCATGTGATTGGAAATTTTTAGGAAATCACCACCAAGAGACATAGAGTGATGAAGCTTAATGGATTGCCTCACTAGTCGTCTGACCAACCAATTGACATCATTGTCCAATCCTATAGATCTACAATTAGGAAATTATGAGTGAGATATTCAGGTTTAATAACTTGATTATATCATGCTCATCAATTCTCTTCATCCCGGGAATCACCTTGGGCATTTTTTTGTAAGTGGATGAATTGGGTTGTAGCTACTTGTAATCCCAGCTAGTGTTTTTGATCCAGTTATTGATGAGATAGTTGATTGCCCAAATGAGAACACGATTTGCACAGCAGGCACGAAGGATGCTCCATTAAGTTCACTTCCCCCATAGCCTCACTCTTCCAATCCTAATAGTTTAGCCATTGATGATATCATCCCACCATCAACAAGAAACAGAGCACGAAacagagaggaagaaaaaaaaaaacgtaaaaACAAAGTATGAACTTAGCTCTATGTCATGGACTATCAAAGAGCTAGGAGCACATGAAATCTAAAGGAAACAAGAGCATCATTTTGATGTATCAAATTCAAGGAGTAGTGCATTAGATATTTACaagagaaaacagaaaaaaatcctcaaaataaaccaaaatagaGCACGCATGTATAAAGTCTTACCCGACAAAGCAAATGAGTGGCCCTTAATgtccacaccaatcaacaaagCAATGCTCAGAAAAGTCGCTGAAAATGGGAATGAAACAGTGAaaaaatcagagacaagaaactCATATTGGCTTTATCTAGAATGCTCACTCATAACCCCCCGAGTTGTCTCAATTTCAactctttttttcccttcctaAATTCGTTGgatctccttctccttcttgtAGTCTTCACTCCTTCCTTTTTATTCAGCCCTCTTAACACCCAGCTCACTCCTCTATTCTTGCTTCTCGTCCAAGCCTCCACCAGCTCTACTGTTTCCCGTTCAGAGACCTCTTCCTCCTAACCACCACCATGCCGAGGTAGCAATGTCTTTGGTCACGTGTCCCATGCAGTTTGCTTACCTATGGAAGTTGTCCTCCGCTCCTCTCTTTGTGATGGTGTTTCACCATTCTGCCCTCTTTCCCCAAAAGACCAATTTCTCCTAAGGTGGTAAGAAGGTggtgagagaaaaagaaaaaaaaccaaataaaacaaaaatacctcCCCCTACCAATAATAGTGATAAAAAAATGTCTACTGGTCCAAAAGAAGGGTCTGCAAATATGCTCATCTTTGGTAGagctcacgagtgtaaggaatgtgaacatcaaaatgaaatgagagtgTGAATAATGAGTGTAACGAaatgaactctaccgaagaaaaaaaaaccccctAAAGGTACACAAGTAGAACACAAACTAGCTTAATCCAACAAAGAAACTAAAGAGGCTCTAAAACCCTACAAAAATGAGTAAGAATGGATTaagcaagaaaaaagaaactccTAAAGTGCCTCTAAAGTTACACTATGGATCTAG
The sequence above is drawn from the Vitis riparia cultivar Riparia Gloire de Montpellier isolate 1030 chromosome 15, EGFV_Vit.rip_1.0, whole genome shotgun sequence genome and encodes:
- the LOC117931639 gene encoding glutamyl-tRNA(Gln) amidotransferase subunit A-like, coding for MLGGILLPTSLSLPRIRLLYYFCLLCLISSNRLLAGTGAIMDSGEYSPKSNGECLEKINEVSPVKCAFAIFDADFFNDTKIAEIEQGATELNIPISRANRKLVASVNGGLHDPSYLVFNPEWGNEQVQSKTKRFSCPSLSGIQRPEGEEDIAFMTVLELGELIKTKQITSEELTRIFLHRLKRYNLVLEAVITYTEELAYKQAKEADEMLARGIYLGPLHGIPYGLKDIISVPQYKTTWGSKSFKDQVLDIEASVYKKLMSAGAVLVAKLATGSLAYDDIWFGGRTRNPWNIEEYSTGSSSGPAASTSAGMVPFAIGSETCGSITYPAARCGVTALRPTFGAVGRTGVMSISESLDKIGPFCRSAADCTIILDAILGKDPDDPSSKDISLDDPFSVDITNLTVGYLDDAEMEVVRILESKGVKMVPFKLNYTVSHVQGILNFTMDVDMLAHFDEWQRSGEDDFYEAQDQWPVELRRARVIPAVDYVQAQRARGKLIREIRESFTVDAFIGNATDWEIVCIGNLVGMPVVIVPTGFTKISNPPPDGRRRRSTITTGIYAPPNHDHIALALAMAYQSVTEHHRQRPPIDDLGPNDFIVDSISTPDYLSS